Genomic DNA from Paenibacillus sp. MBLB1832:
TGCTCTTCGCCGTGCACAACATGCTGGAGGAGCTGATCCCCTCGGAGCAGCGCCTTGCGCCGATTCTGATTGATCAAACCGTCGTCACTATGATCGGCAGTCCTGACTCGGTGGATAGCGACTTCCGCACCATGGTCTACGGCTTGACGGAGCAGGTACAGCAACATATATACAACTTCTTGAAGCTGCACATTTCGATCGGGATCTCCCTGCCGTTCCATACGTTCTCCCAAATGGCGCTGGCGTACAAGGAAGGCCTCGAGGCCCTGAAACATCGAATCAAGCTCGGCGAAGGCATCATTATCCAGTATGAGAATATCAACTCAGGCAAGCATTATTTGAATCTCAACTATCCGAAGCCGATCGAGAACGAATTAATTGACAGCATTAAACTTGCTGAAAAAGATAAATCCCGCGAGGGGCTGAAGCAGCTGCTTCAGGCTGTATTCGCGGCGCAGCTCTCCCCGCAGGAATATCAGATTCCGCTGGCGCGTCTGCTGAACAACCTGCTCATGATGATGCAGGAGTCGGGCATTGCGTTGAGCCAGATTCATCCGAATCAAGGCTCGCTGTTCGAAGAGCTGCTCGACCTGCATAGCACCGTCGAAATCGAGGACTGGTTCTGGACGGAGGTTGTACATCCGCTCATTCGCATTTACCGCGACAGACAGGATGCGCAGTATCACAACATTTCTGAGAAAATTATTGATCTCGTGCAGCATTACTACGACACTGACCTCACGCTCGAGGAATGTGCGTCGCGTCTGCATTACAATGCGAATTACTTGAGCAGCATTTTCCGCAAGGAGACGAACTGCTCCTTCAGCGACTACCTGTCCAACTACCGCTTCAACATGGCGAAGAAATGGCTTTCCGAGACGGACATGCCGATCAAGGACATCTCCTCGAAGCTGCGGTATAACAACTCGCAGAACTTCATCCGCTCCTTCCGCAAGCAGGAAGGGCTCACGCCTGGCCAGTACCGGGATAAGCAGAAGGAGGGTATGGCTTAGGTGTAGGGGCCAGCTGGAAAAGGCATCAAGGCAAAGCAAACAGCCTGCGAAGCCACCAACGAATGGTTGGTGGTTTTGCAGGCTGTTGTTGTCGGGACGGCCGCGAGGCTTGTCCATCCAGCGGTTGTGCGTCGTGCCGTTATGCGGATACGACTTGGCTCGTTTGAACCGCCGCTTTCAGAGCGGCACGGTTGTCCCACAGGAATGATAGCACTTGGTTACGGTCTTCGAAGAACAACTCTTCGGCATCCTCGTACTCCGTCCCCAACCCATGTATGCTCAAACGATCGTCTTCATACTGCATCAAGGTCCATTGACCCCCACGTTTCTTGTCGGCAAAGACCAAATAATACTTCTTTCCTGCTGCGTCCCACTCTGCGAAGTTAGAAAAGTTGTCCAAAATCAAGCTGAGGTCCTGTTTATTCTTAATTTGCATGATCTTATCTCCTTTTCGCTTTTTTAAAATCGTAACTGAGATTTCATAAAAAGTTTGTCACACGATGGGGTCGAATCCTAGGAATTTTTGTCGACGTTGAGAGATATGGGGGCCACCCCTGCTTATTCTAAATAAAGAGCGGACCCCCAAGGATCCGCTCTCCATCTCTCAACTACTTCATACCCGCCGCGGCGTAGACCTTATCGAAGCCCGCTTTGGAGCGCTCCGCCAAGCTCTCCGGTGAATCCGTCGGCGGCGTTGCGGTCAAAATTTCCTGCGCCACGACGCCGGCGTAGCCAATCCGCTGCAGGCTTTGCAGGAAGCCTGCCAGATCAATGACGCCTTCCCCTGGGTACAGGCGTCCGTTGTCGAGCACATCTGCGACCGGCACGTCCGGTGCGTCATTGATGTGCACGTGCACGATTTGATCGGGGCGAAGCTTCTCGATATCCGCGATCGTCCCGCCCGTCGTGTACCAATGGTACGCGTCGAATAGCAAGCCCACGCCCGGCTCGCCGATGGCATCGATCCAATCCAGCGTTTCATCCAGTGTCCAGATGAACGGATGCTTCCACCGGGTCCGCAAATGATGCGGACCGACGAACTCCAATCCTAGGCGGATGCCGTAGGCGCCTAGGATTTGGGCGCACGTGCGCAATCTGCGCGTCGCGAGCGCCATGAAGTGCGCTGCCCCGAGGTCCGTCGAGGGCAGCACATACGTGCAGCAGCTCGTGCAACCGAGCGCTGCAGCCGCTTCTGCGGCCTGCGCCAGCTTCGGCAGGCCCGCGCGAAACGCTTCCTCCGTGGTCCGCCATTCCACGGGCAATCCAATGGACCCGATGACGAGTCCATTACGCTCTAATAATACTCGCGCACCATCAAGGGTGTGCGCTTCCACAAGGCTCAAAGCGTCGAGATCAACCGCTTGGAAGCCATATTTTGCCGCTAACTCTATGAATTGCACGTCGCTCTCGATCTGACCTAAACCTGCTCTTGTTAATCCTCTTAGCATCGAATATCCCTCCACTTGGTACCTGCGATTGGTTACATGCCCAGCCTTCTAATCCCAGTTCAGCTTCACTTCACTGCCTGTCCGTGAGGACTCATAGATCGCGTCCAAGATCAAATTGTTCGTATAGCCAGACAGCGCCGATGTGATCGGCTGTTTGCCTTCACGGATGCACGCCAAGAAATGTGCGCTGAGCCGCTGGCGTTCGCCCTCGTCGTTGTCCGGTTTGGTCAGCTCCGTCTCGATTGCACGATTGAACTTCTCTGTTAATAATTTACCCTTGGCTCCCTTATAGCTAGCCCCGCCATCCGAGCCCATGAGGTGCACGAACGGCGTATTATCCGTATCCATATGCACAGCCCAGCTCACTTCAAGCGTTAACGTGCTGCCATCTTCCATCCGAATCAGCGCGGTAGCCAAATCTTCTACATCGTAGTAACCATCCCAATTCGGTTTCCCCCAGGTGCCGATCCCTTTGCGACGTGGTCCGAACTCCGCGTACGTTGCGCCAACGACCGAAACTGGTTTCGGATTTCCCATCAGGTACAGGGCCAGATCCAGCATATGCACACCGATGTCAATCAGCGGGCCGCCGCCGGACTCGTCCATTTTGGTAAACCATGTTCCCCAGCCTGGGATACCTTTGCGGCGGAACCAGCCTGTTTTGGCCGTATAGATTTTGCCCAGTTCACCTGCATCGATCTGCTCCTTAATCTGCATCGGCACGGATTCCCAGCGCATTTGATGCCCGATCATGACGATCGCGTTCGACTTCTGGCTCGCTTCATAAATTAGTTTTGCCGCTGCGGCATTGATGCCCATCGGTTTCTCGATTAGCACATGTTTGCCCGCATCAATCGCCTGTACGGCAAGCGCAGCATGATATTGATTCGGAACACCAATAATGACAGCATCCACATTCGTATGATGAATGAGCTCCTCTGGGGTGGCTAACACGTGAGCAATGCCATGCTCCTGTGCCTTCGCTTCAGCTAGTGGCAGAAACGCATCTGTAATCGCTGTAATCTCACATTGACTGCCCAGCTTCGAAAACTCCCGAATATGGACACCGCCAATATTTCCTGCTCCAATAATGCCAATTCTAATTTTGTTAACGCTTCCCACAATACGTTCCTCCTCATAAGTAGGCATTGTTGACCTTGTATTTATGATAAAATAAGATCACCTAGAAGTCGTACCGTATATTCGGAAAACGTCCCATTTCTTCGAAGGAGACCTGAACGCGCATGACGTATTTTCCAGCTTATTTGAAAACGTATCCCAATATGCACTCCCCCTTCCCTTTTCACCTTAGTCGAAACACACTCGCGAACGGCTATCGAGCACACCGTCACGATTTTTTGGAGTTCTCTTATGTCGTGGAGGGGCATGGCACTGAGACAATTAATGATATTAAACATGTCATGGCGCCAGGGACTTTCACCTTCGTGCTGCCGTATCAAGTGCATGAAATTTTTACGGATCCAGGTCAAAAACTCGTGCTTTATAACGGCATGTTCAGTATGGATTTGCTCATGGAGCCTGGGAATGATCAGGGGTTGTCCGATTTATTTAACGACACGAATGAATGGCCTCCCTATGTGCAATTCGATGGGACGGATCATCAGCAGATGATTGCTCTTATTGAAGATATGTATGGCGAGTATCAGGGGGATGAGCGTCACAGACAGACCCTGCTGAAGGCCAAATTGAAGGAGATTCTGATCCGATTTGATCGGCGGCGATTCCAACACGGCGCTCAAGATGCGGCCACGCTGGATGCGGCCAAAACTTCATCGAAAGCCAGCCACTCGGTGTGGCCGATCATTCATTATATCCACCGAAATTACCAGGAGGACCTAGCGCTATCCGATCTAGCTTCGCGCTTCTCGATGAGCGTATCCCGCATCAGCGAGGTCATTAAGATGACGACAGGGCAAACCTTCGTGCATTTCTTGCACGATCTGCGGTTGCGCCACGCCTGCTCCTTGCTCGTATCCACCGACATGAGTGTCATGGAGATCGCACTGGAGTCTGGGTTTGGTTCGTACAAGACGTTCTCGCGAATTTTCCGAGAGAGTAAGGGTATCGTGCCGAAGGATTATCGCAAAGTGAAATGATCCACATCGACGACCTAGTTGATTGCCATTCGTGGCACATCATGAACAGCTCTTCCAATTCAGGAAGGGCTGTTTTTGTTTATACCTCGCTTCTCCTAAAAAATGGATACATTTACCTTCATAAATGTTACTAATCAACACAAAATGAAAGAAGTGTATTGTCATTTATTTTCGGTAGAAGGTGGTACGCAATGAATTTCCGCAGTGTTTGGGTAAGTTTTACGTGCAGTTTATTCATTGTCACTGGCTGTAGTCAGGAACCCAATGCTGAGCACGGCATCCAGTCGCAGGCTGTAGAACGGATGCAGATTCATGAACGACATATGCAGATGCTCCAAGCTTCAAAGCCGAAGCGTCTCAAATCAGATCGATTTCACAAGGTGTGGAATGGTTTGAATGATACTGTCGGGTATGGGCAATCCATTGACCCAGTCGTCGTAAAAAAAATACCTAAAAGTGTGCCTTCATTCAACGTGCAGCTTGCCCCTTTTGTACATCTGACGGCCACGGTTAACGCCGCGGATGAAATCGATTCCGTCACCATCACAGGTACGCCCTCGTCGAAAAAAGAACGATTTATGATGATTGACTGCTGGACACATCTCATTGCTACGCTATCCAAGCTGGATGATCCATCTGCAACTTCTATTGTATTGCGTGAGATCGGCGTTCGCCCCGATGCGGACTTAACTGACATCAATAATCACGATCCATTCTCGATCCAAGGCGCAACGTACGATGCCAATTTCATAAACGACGTTTACGAATTCCGTTATCAAGGGGAGGCCAGCCAATGAGACGCCTTATCCTGATTTCACTCTTACTGCTATTTATAGTAGAAACCGTCAGCAGTTCAGAAACTAAAAAAATCAATATCTCCTATTTATATTTCGGATCGCCAAGCTCGTATCTCAATCAAATCGACTTAACGAAAAATACACTGACAGCGGTATCGCCTAACTATCTGGACATTGTGGCTAACGGAGAACTTGAAATTACATGGAAGCTCGATACTTCTTTTATTTCTGAAATGCATAGAAGAGGTATTAAAGTTGTTCCCTTCCTCTCTAATCACTGGGACAAACCGAATGGAATTGCCGCCGTGGATCAAAATGCTGAAAAAATCACAACAGACATCGCGGCTGCTGTGAGTAAGTATGGATTTGACGGAATCAACGTCGATATTGAAGGTGTCGGAGACGCTTATCGCGCTAAATTTACGACCTTCGTTCAGAAAATACGAGCCAAAATACCAGCAGGCAAAGAAGTTTCCGTTGCCGTCGCCGCGAACCCGCAGGGTTGGACGACAGGCTGGCAAGGCTTCTATGATTATAACGAACTTGCAAAAACTTCGAATTATTTGATGGTCATGTCTTATGACGAATCATACGACGGGGGTCCCTCAGGTCCTGTAGCTTCCATCGATTTCTTCGAGAAGTCACTAACATATACCATAAATCAAGGTGTTCCAAAAAGTAAAATCGTCATGGGAGTTCCGTTTTACGGACGAATATGGAAATTGGATGGCCCAACTTTAAACGGGGACAACGTACAGGGGCTTGGCGTTTCAAATAATAAAGTCGCTGGCATCTTACAGAAATTCGGCGCTTCCGAATCTTACGATAAGGTCAAACAGTCGCCATACTGCAATATCACGATTCCTGCTGGACAGAGCACTTTTGTAGCGAGCACCGAGTTAACTGCAGGAAACTATATGCTGTGGTATGAGAATGAAACTTCCATTAAACAAAAAATTCTTGTCTCCAACCAATATGGCGTCGCAGGCAATGGCTCTTGGAGCTTGTATCAGGAAACGCCTGCTACATGGGATTACTTCGCAAGGTGGCAAAATGGCACCTATTTTGCCGACGTTTCACGTACATATTGGGCTTTAGACCCTATCATGTTTGTTTCCAGCAAAAATTGGATGACTGGCAATTCGACCACCTTTTCACCCGAACAAAACCTATCACGCGCTCAAGCTGCTACGATATTGGTTCGTGCCTTGGAGCTTACTCCGAAAGGATCAACAAATCCTTTCATTGACACGAAAGGCCACTGGGCTGAAGCTGATATTCGCAACGCGTATAGCAATGGGATCGTTGACGGCTTGGATGCCTCTCATTTCAAACCTAACGATCCATTGACGCGTGAACAGCTAAGCGCCCTGCTTAAACGTGCGCTTCAGATTTCAGATTCAAGTACGAACTCACCATTTACCGACGTTCCCAAAGCAAGCTGGTCGTACAGTGCGATCATTTCGCTGTATGCTAACGGTTTAATCGATGGTCTCACACCTACAACGTTTGGACCGACGAAGACCTCAACGCGCGCTCAAATGGCTGCTATGATGGCGAGACTTGCGCCGCGAATTGATGAAAAAGTTGCTGCTCCATGAGGACTTTCCCCATGAACTAGAGCAAATTCCACTAATCTTAAATGAAGCATGTACGGGGATGCACTGATGAGCGCACCTCCGTCACACACGCCGACTATACCTTGGGATAATCAACAACCACCACATTGTCCAACATGCCGTCTAACGATTGCACGAAAGCCTGATGCACAGGATGAGGTCCGTAGGCTCGCAAAGCGGCCTGATCCTCGAACGTAACCCGCAATCCCAACGTATATCCGTGTACGTTCTCCGTTTCCTCCGTCACATTAATCCCCGCACTGAGATCAACAATGCCAGGAATTCTACCGCGAAATGCGAGCAGTTGCTCGAGCAGGTTGTTTTGCTTAGCGGGCGTGATGGCGCTATTGAATTTGAAGATAACGAGATGTTCGATCATATGTAACCCTCCTCAGGTATAAACGTCATAAACTTTTGACGTATGGAAGTAGCTCGTCTAATTGGTCAATTATGATATCCGCGTAGTCAAGGCTCTCGTGTAGCTTATTCCGCTTCCATACCGCTTTCATACCGACTGCTTGACTGGCTCTAATATCATTTTCAGGATGATCCCCTACAAATATAGCCTCATTCGCTCCTACATCTAACCGTGAAGCTCCTCTCAGAAAGATCGCATTATCATATTGAAATTGTCCATATCCATTTGATATAAGTGCGGTCTTCAGTCCATGTTTCTTAACCTCAGTCAACATGCTCACGAGATGGGGATAGCCGACGCAATGCTTTTGAAAACCTACCAGATAATCATCAAGCAGCTCGTTCCAACCAATGCCCTCGATCGCATACTCCATCAGTAGTTGCTGGTACACCTTATCTTTCCACACATAACCATGCTCATCCAGATCGATAAATCGCTGTACAAAAGTCCCCTTATCCACCTGATGAAATTGGGCATATCGGTCATATTGATCGCGCACGAATGCTGCGAGCGAGGTATCTCGGTCCAGCAAAGTTCCATCTAAATCAAATAGCACAGCTTTCATTGCCATTGCGGTCAGCCACCTTTACACGATCGAAAAAGGCAATCCTAATCGGCCTAGCGCCTCTTTCGGAAAAGTTGTGAGACATACACTTAAGTGATATCCATCTATTTTAAAATGAAGATCCCCCTTCGCTTTACGCTGGTATGAGATCCCTTTCTGTTGCAAGCGCCTCTCCACTTCATCTATGAATGTCACATCAGACGAGCCGAATGTAACGTGCATCGCTGGCGGTAAGGCAACCATCGCAATCGGAATCCATTTCCTACGCGTAGAAGGGATAACTGCATGAGCAGTTCCACCTATGGCAAACGTGAAGAGATCGGACACCTTGTCGAGTTTGAAGTCTAGAAGTTCAACAAGATTTTCTCTGAAATTGATCACGCTTTCAACTGGGAAGCCGACTTCTCGCAAATAAAGGATATGCAGCGGACCACTCGCAGTGAGAATGTCTTTTGGGATATAGGGATGCGCGATGATCTCCAGTAAGTTTCCGTCAACGTCGCGGAAGTACACATTTTTCCCCGTTTTGAACTGATCGATCACCCTGCCATCATCCCAGTGAAGAAGCAAAATAGGCTTCTGCTCCACCCAATTTACAACCTCATCAAAGACCGAGTAAGGCACTTCGAAAGCGAAATGCGCGGGAGCGATTGGCTCAGCGGTCTCGATAAAAGAGATGGTGCAATGCGCAGTGGACTGGACATGTATCTCTTGTTCCGACTCATAGCTAATGGGGAAGCGCAGCAGTTCATGATAAAAATGTTTAATACCTTGAATGGAAACCGTTTGTAGCTGTAGATGAGCAAAATGTGTGATCATAGGCGCTCCCTCGCTTCATTTGTATGGTTTATTTTACCATGCCAATTACTTGTTGGGGCAAGAAATAGCTAATTTCATTGTAAGCGTCAGCTGAAAGGCTGTTTCACGAGAAAAACCCAAACCGCCGATATCTTATCGACAGTCTGGGTTTTCCAATTGTTTTAGTTTATTGATAGTCCTTTGCTTTTTTCACCAATTCATCATACGCCGCTTCTGGTGTGATTTTGCCAAACATGACTTTTTCACCAATGTCTTTGAAATCCTTAGCCGTATAGTTACTCCATCCTTTGGCGCCTGGATTAAATGGTTGCGCATCCGGAGCTACATTCTTAATCAGCTCAATTTGCTGCTTATCTGCAGGCGTCAACTTCGGCGTCAAGTAATCTAGAACCTTTTTGGATACGGGTACACCTCGTGTTGTCGTTAGAATATCCGCTGCTTCCGTATCATTTACAAACCAGTCGATGAACGCTTTGGACGCCTCGATGTTCTTGGAGTCCGCACTGATGGACCAGAACATGGACGGCTTCAGGAAGCCGCTGGCTTGAGCACCTTTAGGCTGTGTAACCAATTTGTAGGCTCCTGGCTTCACACCTTCATAGCCTGGGAAGAGGGCAGCAAAGCTGCGCTTCATCAACACGGTGTCGTTGTTCATCAGATCCAGCTTCGCATCGGATTCTTTATCTGTTGTTGCAATATCTGGCGGGGGAACCACGCCTTCTTTTCGCAGATCCGCATATTTCTTCACGAACGTGAGGTACGTATCTTTATCTAAATTGAATTTGCCTTCGACTGTAACCGGATATCCCTTGCCTTGGCTGCTTTGATAAGAAGCATACACGGTGTAATCACTCGTGGCATCCATTAATGCGTACTTGTCTTTCTCCAGCTTCGCTTTCGCGTCTCGGCCGAATTGGAAATACTGATCCCATGTCCAGCCGTTAGCCGGAGGTGTGATGCCGAGCTTATCGACCGCATTCTTGTTGAATACCATGCCTGTCGCGTTATTTCCGAGTGGAATTGCATACAACTTATCTTTATATTTACCAGAATCGACCAGAGACTTATCGATATCCGCCGTATTGATACCTTTGGACAAGTCCACAAGCTGGTTTCTACCGCTATATTCAGCTAACCAAGCTGGGTCCATCTGGATAATGTCAGGCGCATTCTTCGCTGCTGCTTGAGTAGCTAGCTTATCCGCATAGCCATCAAAACCGGAAAACTCTGGTTCGAAGGTAACGTTCGGAT
This window encodes:
- a CDS encoding sugar phosphate isomerase/epimerase family protein; its protein translation is MLRGLTRAGLGQIESDVQFIELAAKYGFQAVDLDALSLVEAHTLDGARVLLERNGLVIGSIGLPVEWRTTEEAFRAGLPKLAQAAEAAAALGCTSCCTYVLPSTDLGAAHFMALATRRLRTCAQILGAYGIRLGLEFVGPHHLRTRWKHPFIWTLDETLDWIDAIGEPGVGLLFDAYHWYTTGGTIADIEKLRPDQIVHVHINDAPDVPVADVLDNGRLYPGEGVIDLAGFLQSLQRIGYAGVVAQEILTATPPTDSPESLAERSKAGFDKVYAAAGMK
- a CDS encoding Gfo/Idh/MocA family protein, yielding MGSVNKIRIGIIGAGNIGGVHIREFSKLGSQCEITAITDAFLPLAEAKAQEHGIAHVLATPEELIHHTNVDAVIIGVPNQYHAALAVQAIDAGKHVLIEKPMGINAAAAKLIYEASQKSNAIVMIGHQMRWESVPMQIKEQIDAGELGKIYTAKTGWFRRKGIPGWGTWFTKMDESGGGPLIDIGVHMLDLALYLMGNPKPVSVVGATYAEFGPRRKGIGTWGKPNWDGYYDVEDLATALIRMEDGSTLTLEVSWAVHMDTDNTPFVHLMGSDGGASYKGAKGKLLTEKFNRAIETELTKPDNDEGERQRLSAHFLACIREGKQPITSALSGYTNNLILDAIYESSRTGSEVKLNWD
- a CDS encoding AraC family transcriptional regulator, whose protein sequence is MTYFPAYLKTYPNMHSPFPFHLSRNTLANGYRAHRHDFLEFSYVVEGHGTETINDIKHVMAPGTFTFVLPYQVHEIFTDPGQKLVLYNGMFSMDLLMEPGNDQGLSDLFNDTNEWPPYVQFDGTDHQQMIALIEDMYGEYQGDERHRQTLLKAKLKEILIRFDRRRFQHGAQDAATLDAAKTSSKASHSVWPIIHYIHRNYQEDLALSDLASRFSMSVSRISEVIKMTTGQTFVHFLHDLRLRHACSLLVSTDMSVMEIALESGFGSYKTFSRIFRESKGIVPKDYRKVK
- a CDS encoding glycosyl hydrolase family 18 protein, which gives rise to MRRLILISLLLLFIVETVSSSETKKINISYLYFGSPSSYLNQIDLTKNTLTAVSPNYLDIVANGELEITWKLDTSFISEMHRRGIKVVPFLSNHWDKPNGIAAVDQNAEKITTDIAAAVSKYGFDGINVDIEGVGDAYRAKFTTFVQKIRAKIPAGKEVSVAVAANPQGWTTGWQGFYDYNELAKTSNYLMVMSYDESYDGGPSGPVASIDFFEKSLTYTINQGVPKSKIVMGVPFYGRIWKLDGPTLNGDNVQGLGVSNNKVAGILQKFGASESYDKVKQSPYCNITIPAGQSTFVASTELTAGNYMLWYENETSIKQKILVSNQYGVAGNGSWSLYQETPATWDYFARWQNGTYFADVSRTYWALDPIMFVSSKNWMTGNSTTFSPEQNLSRAQAATILVRALELTPKGSTNPFIDTKGHWAEADIRNAYSNGIVDGLDASHFKPNDPLTREQLSALLKRALQISDSSTNSPFTDVPKASWSYSAIISLYANGLIDGLTPTTFGPTKTSTRAQMAAMMARLAPRIDEKVAAP
- a CDS encoding Dabb family protein, with the protein product MIEHLVIFKFNSAITPAKQNNLLEQLLAFRGRIPGIVDLSAGINVTEETENVHGYTLGLRVTFEDQAALRAYGPHPVHQAFVQSLDGMLDNVVVVDYPKV
- a CDS encoding HAD family hydrolase; this translates as MAMKAVLFDLDGTLLDRDTSLAAFVRDQYDRYAQFHQVDKGTFVQRFIDLDEHGYVWKDKVYQQLLMEYAIEGIGWNELLDDYLVGFQKHCVGYPHLVSMLTEVKKHGLKTALISNGYGQFQYDNAIFLRGASRLDVGANEAIFVGDHPENDIRASQAVGMKAVWKRNKLHESLDYADIIIDQLDELLPYVKSL
- a CDS encoding VOC family protein, producing the protein MITHFAHLQLQTVSIQGIKHFYHELLRFPISYESEQEIHVQSTAHCTISFIETAEPIAPAHFAFEVPYSVFDEVVNWVEQKPILLLHWDDGRVIDQFKTGKNVYFRDVDGNLLEIIAHPYIPKDILTASGPLHILYLREVGFPVESVINFRENLVELLDFKLDKVSDLFTFAIGGTAHAVIPSTRRKWIPIAMVALPPAMHVTFGSSDVTFIDEVERRLQQKGISYQRKAKGDLHFKIDGYHLSVCLTTFPKEALGRLGLPFSIV
- a CDS encoding ABC transporter substrate-binding protein, whose product is MLNKQIKRWGVLTITALTAVSLAACGSNAKTEETVKPSSSSAPASDKPVKLRIVWWGSQARHDATLKALDAYTKKHPNVTFEPEFSGFDGYADKLATQAAAKNAPDIIQMDPAWLAEYSGRNQLVDLSKGINTADIDKSLVDSGKYKDKLYAIPLGNNATGMVFNKNAVDKLGITPPANGWTWDQYFQFGRDAKAKLEKDKYALMDATSDYTVYASYQSSQGKGYPVTVEGKFNLDKDTYLTFVKKYADLRKEGVVPPPDIATTDKESDAKLDLMNNDTVLMKRSFAALFPGYEGVKPGAYKLVTQPKGAQASGFLKPSMFWSISADSKNIEASKAFIDWFVNDTEAADILTTTRGVPVSKKVLDYLTPKLTPADKQQIELIKNVAPDAQPFNPGAKGWSNYTAKDFKDIGEKVMFGKITPEAAYDELVKKAKDYQ